One Triticum dicoccoides isolate Atlit2015 ecotype Zavitan chromosome 5B, WEW_v2.0, whole genome shotgun sequence genomic window carries:
- the LOC119308665 gene encoding trafficking protein particle complex subunit 6b-like yields the protein MGREVSESCVDGVVMEMVAAYCGRFYAAKPELAAGRIEAIGFQVGHQLSERYAMERPRFTDHLEAIKFICKDFWSELFKKQIDNLKTNHRGTFVLQDNHFRWLTRVSLDPAVESTDATENDSGSLGDSAAQTTSMLLYFPCGLIRGALTNLGIPCAVSADMSNLPACSFVVRIKT from the exons ATGGGGCGGGAGGTGTCGGAGAGCTGCGTTGATGGGGTGGTGATGGAGATGGTGGCTGCCTACTGCGGCCGCTTCTACGCCGCCaagccggagctcgccgccggtcgCATTGAGGCCATCGGCTTCCAGGTTGGCCATCAGCTCTCCGAGAG ATATGCGATGGAGCGCCCTCGATTTACCGATCATCTTGAGGCAATCAAATTTATTTGCAAAGATTTTTGGTCAGAACTGTTCAAGAAGCAGATTGACAATCTGAAAACAAATCATAGG GGTACCTTCGTTCTTCAAGATAACCATTTCCGGTGGCTTACTCGTGTTTCTCTAGATCCAGCAGTAGAGAGCACTGATGCAACTGAGAATGACTCTGGGTCATTGGGTGATTCTGCAGCCCAAACAACAAGCATGCTTTTATATTTCCCATGTGGGTTAATAAGAGGTGCTCTCACAAACTTGGGAATTCCGTGTGCTGTCTCTGCAGATATGTCAAACCTTCCAGCAT GTTCTTTTGTGGTGCGCATAAAGACATGA